A part of Candidatus Bathyarchaeota archaeon genomic DNA contains:
- a CDS encoding glycosyltransferase: MSIVLPTYNRSFMLETFIKSLIKQSYTNWELIIIDDASKDNTFQIAAKYTDDERVRLYRSANHKGLPATRNLGVSLSRGDLIFFGEDDIIFQNKDALKILIDTYFKLKKEHEVGAVGPRLIDAGYKWLNDVVRIGHVTGWTYHNFGYDPGKIIEVPFLHACSLIPKTIFKIVGGFDEKLYLGTHAREEVDFYYRIRSKGYKLFFQPKSVLWHRHIACGGCEKNSMLKTLYYEYRNSMLFYARFYGILQSYRLLLHPLLRAMFHETPL; the protein is encoded by the coding sequence TTGTCGATTGTGCTGCCAACTTACAATAGAAGTTTCATGTTAGAGACGTTTATAAAGTCATTAATTAAACAATCCTATACAAACTGGGAATTGATAATAATAGACGATGCCTCTAAAGACAATACTTTTCAAATAGCAGCCAAGTATACGGATGATGAAAGAGTTCGTTTGTATCGTTCTGCAAACCATAAGGGATTGCCCGCAACCCGCAACCTCGGCGTATCTTTGTCAAGAGGTGATTTGATTTTTTTCGGGGAGGATGACATAATTTTCCAAAACAAAGACGCGCTCAAAATCCTTATTGACACATACTTTAAGCTCAAAAAAGAACATGAAGTTGGAGCAGTCGGACCTCGTCTTATAGATGCAGGATATAAGTGGTTAAATGATGTGGTTAGAATAGGTCACGTTACTGGCTGGACATACCACAACTTTGGATACGATCCTGGAAAAATTATTGAAGTACCATTTCTCCATGCTTGTTCGTTGATTCCAAAAACAATTTTTAAAATCGTTGGGGGGTTTGATGAAAAACTTTATTTAGGGACACATGCAAGAGAAGAAGTCGACTTTTATTATAGAATAAGAAGCAAAGGGTACAAATTGTTCTTCCAACCTAAATCTGTACTTTGGCACCGGCATATAGCTTGTGGCGGATGTGAAAAAAATTCCATGCTGAAGACACTTTACTATGAATATAGAAATAGTATGCTATTTTACGCGAGATTTTATGGAATCCTACAATCATATAGATTACTGTTACATCCTCTCTTAAGAGCAATGTTTCATGAAACTCCATTATAG